A portion of the Lolium rigidum isolate FL_2022 chromosome 1, APGP_CSIRO_Lrig_0.1, whole genome shotgun sequence genome contains these proteins:
- the LOC124653472 gene encoding uncharacterized protein LOC124653472 produces MATSLEPPRGARKKNARQGSATTIPVEQPTTAARHGSATHVPDQQPAKKSEEKDHCRDSQPTPDAFAGASFSQHANESSQQTTKQSQQVASSMTIPTEGRLKWWVFGNENSSRQDGVE; encoded by the exons ATGGCAACTTCACTAGAGCCGCCAAGAGGAGCAAGAAAAAAAAATGCAAGACAG GGATCTGCAACTACTATTCCTGTTGAGCAACCTACTACTGCTGCTCGACAT GGATCTGCAACACATGTTCCTGATCAGCAGCCAGCAAAGAAGTCAGAAGAGAAAGACCACTGCAGAGACTCTCAGCCAACTCCAGATGCATTTGCTGGTGCTTCTTTCTCTCAACATGCCAATGAAAGTTCCCAACAAACTACCAAGCAGTCCCAGCAAGTTGCCAGCTCCATGACAATCCCAACAGAAGGAAGGCTAAAATGGTGGGTTTTTGGTAATGAGAACAGCTCACGGCAAGATGGTGTTGAATAG
- the LOC124685237 gene encoding uncharacterized protein LOC124685237 isoform X1, with product MPSGRLDATPRGRSLPTSLCSFLRWLCRLGFLAAAVVDAVESAGPHTWRTFPPFASSPTTQESTQGFADSSRIDLCSSKEVWRPAPPWSGCAHPLDLEWSRFFSRDSRSSLLLQWKPVSVAAAVVVWLIRPTECVLHNYYCMQGKQRGVLSSPNVPNPKKDVQNVTGQAELD from the exons ATGCCGTCGGGCCGGCTGGACGCCACCCCACGCGGACGCTCCCTCCCCACGTCCCTGTGCTCTTTCCTGAGATGGCTCTGCAGACTAGGGTTCCTGGCGGCTGCCGTCGTCGATGCCGTCGAGTCGGCTGGGCCCCATACCTGGCGGACCTTCCCTCCCTTCGCGTCCTCCCCAACAACCCAAGAATCTACCCAAGGCTTCGCCGATTCCTCCCGCATCGATCTGTGTTCTAGCAAGGAAGTATGGCGGCCAGCTCCGCCATGGAGTGGGTGCGCCCACCCGCTCGATCTAGAGTGGTCACGTTTCTTCTCTCGAG ATTCAAGAAGTTCACTACTGTTACAGTGGAAGCCAGTGAGCGTGGCGGCAGCTGTAGTTGTTTGGTTGATTCGGCCAACCGAGTGCGTCCTACATAACTACTACTGCATGCAAGGGAAGCAACGAGGTGTTCTTTCTTCTCCAAATGTCCCTAATCCAAAGAAAG ATGTCCAAAATGTTACCGGCCAGGCTGAACTCGACTGA
- the LOC124685237 gene encoding uncharacterized protein LOC124685237 isoform X2, whose translation MPSGRLDATPRGRSLPTSLCSFLRWLCRLGFLAAAVVDAVESAGPHTWRTFPPFASSPTTQESTQGFADSSRIDLCSSKEVWRPAPPWSGCAHPLDLEWSRFFSRDSRSSLLLQWKPVSVAAAVVVWLIRPTECVLHNYYCMQGKQRDVQNVTGQAELD comes from the exons ATGCCGTCGGGCCGGCTGGACGCCACCCCACGCGGACGCTCCCTCCCCACGTCCCTGTGCTCTTTCCTGAGATGGCTCTGCAGACTAGGGTTCCTGGCGGCTGCCGTCGTCGATGCCGTCGAGTCGGCTGGGCCCCATACCTGGCGGACCTTCCCTCCCTTCGCGTCCTCCCCAACAACCCAAGAATCTACCCAAGGCTTCGCCGATTCCTCCCGCATCGATCTGTGTTCTAGCAAGGAAGTATGGCGGCCAGCTCCGCCATGGAGTGGGTGCGCCCACCCGCTCGATCTAGAGTGGTCACGTTTCTTCTCTCGAG ATTCAAGAAGTTCACTACTGTTACAGTGGAAGCCAGTGAGCGTGGCGGCAGCTGTAGTTGTTTGGTTGATTCGGCCAACCGAGTGCGTCCTACATAACTACTACTGCATGCAAGGGAAGCAACGAG ATGTCCAAAATGTTACCGGCCAGGCTGAACTCGACTGA